A single window of Candoia aspera isolate rCanAsp1 chromosome 3, rCanAsp1.hap2, whole genome shotgun sequence DNA harbors:
- the LOC134493062 gene encoding solute carrier family 2, facilitated glucose transporter member 5-like, with amino-acid sequence MDESKKSVHLTTEEVREQEAMEEPSKTELSKTLIWVSLASASISLHYGYNIWLVYSPGALLREFYNASSFHVLVVPKFHVIVMAINIAIFPLGGIFGSLLVGFLADTLGRKGCLVLTNILAMVSAIFMSCTYFIYGLEFTFFARLFTGICAGLIFSTVPLYLGEIAPRNHRGGLILLTHFYLTVGVLLAQILSANELLGNAEGWPVLMGLAGFAPLVQAFLLPFIPESPRYLMIYKKNEQQARKVLKFLRETEDVEDEIEEMHLEDLAESNNKDMSPLRLIQTPSLRWQVITIVVLMSGSQLSGISVAYFYTERIFLTMNLSSSSMEYVSSAAIIIISSSVLVAIYLVDSLGRRVFLLVGFAVCNITSVLLTMSLELQGIVSEMSYFSSILIIIFISAYNMGPGPLPNVLTTELFSQSSRSSAFVISGFVFWATQFITGLTFSYTEEYVKNYSFLIFWPICAGTFFYIFKMIPETKTQTYIDIKRVMSVQVTKKIHTKGKKRVKRHA; translated from the exons ATGGATGAATCTAAGAAAAGTGTACACTTAACAACCGAAGAAGTCAGGGAACAAGAAGCCATGGAGGAGCCCTCAAAAACA GAGCTGTCAAAGACACTCATCTGGGTTTCACTGGCCTCCGCCAGCATAAGTTTGCACTATGGTTACAACATCTGGCTAGTTTATTCTCCTGGTGCG CTCCTACGAGAGTTTTATAACGCCTCATCATTTCACGTGCTAGTTGTCCCAAAATTTCATGTAATTGTGATGGCAATCAACATTGCCATATTCCCACTTGGAGGCATCTTTGGATCACTTTTGGTTGGCTTTTTGGCAGATACACTTGGCAG gaaagGTTGTTTGGTGCTAACCAATATTTTAGCCATGGTCTCTGCCATCTTCATGAGTTGTACCTATTTTATATATGGCCTTGAATTCACCTTTTTTGCCCGTTTGTTCACTGGGATATGTGCAG GTTTAATTTTCAGTACTGTTCCTTTATATCTGGGTGAAATAGCCCCAAGAAACCACAGAGGAGGCCTTATTTTGCTAACCCATTTCTATCTAACTGTTGGTGTCCTGTTGGCTCAGATACTTTCTGCGAATGAACTCCTAGGAAATGCAGAAG GTTGGCCTGTACTGATGGGTCTTGCGGGATTTGCACCCCTGGTTCAAGCGTTTCTACTGCCCTTCATACCTGAAAGTCCAAGGTACTTAATGATTTATAAGAAAAATGAACAGCAAGCAAGAAAAG TCCTGAAGTTTCTGAGAGAGACAGAGGATGTGGAAGACGAAATTGAAGAAATGCACCTGGAGGACCTTGCTGAGAGTAATAACAAAGACATGAGTCCGCTGAGACTAATTCAGACTCCGAGTCTGCGGTGGCAGGTCATCACTATAGTTGTCCTCATGAGTGGTTCGCAGCTCAGTGGTATAAGTGTG GCATATTTTTATACAGAACGAATCTTCTTGACTATGAatttgagcagcagcagcatggagTACGTCAGTTCTGCAGCCATCATTATCATCTCCTCCTCTGTTCTAGTAGCG ATATACTTGGTTGATTCTCTGGGACGGCGAGTCTTTCTTCTTGTGGGTTTTGCAGTCTGTAACATCACCTCTGTTTTGTTAACCATGTCACTTGAACTTCAG GGTATTGTTAGTGAAATGTCATATTTCAGCTCCATTTTGATAATCATATTCATTTCTGCGTACAACATGGGACCTG GCCCACTTCCAAATGTACTTACAACCGAGCTGTTCTCTCAATCATCACGATCCTCGGCCTTTGTGATTTCAGGCTTTGTGTTCTGGGCCACACAATTTATCACAGGATTAACGTTCTCCTACACAGAG GAGTATGTTAAGAACTACAGCTTTCTCATCTTCTGGCCGATCTGTGCAGGAACCTTTTTTTACATCTTCAAAATGATCCCGGAGACCAAGACACAAACTTATATTGATATCAAAAGAGTCATGTCAGTCCAAGTAACCAAGAAGATCCACACCAAGGGGAAAAAGCGTGTCAAAAGACATGCCTga